In the Hyphomonadaceae bacterium BL14 genome, one interval contains:
- the lepA gene encoding translation elongation factor 4 produces the protein MSTDPALIRNFSIVAHIDHGKSTLADRLIQMTGGLTAREMTEQVLDNMDIEKERGITIKAQTVRLEYPAKDGKTYVLNLIDTPGHVDFAYEVSRSLYACEGALLVVDAAQGVEAQTLANVYQAIDVNLEIVPVLNKIDLPAADPDRVREQIEDVIGIEAHDALEISAKTGLGIDTVLEAIVTRLPAPKAGDPNAPLKALLVDSWYDPYLGVICLVRIMEGTLKKGMRVRLMGVGASYGVDGVGVFRPAKETVAELGPGEIGFLNASIKQVRDARVGDTITEEKRPTAAALPGFKPAVPVVFCGLFPVDSNDFDDLRDAVERLALNDASFSFEMESSAALGFGFRCGFLGLLHLEVIRERLEREYNVDLITTAPSVIYKINLTDGAVLDLHNPADMPDPVKIETIAEPWIKATILVPDEYLGGVLKLCEDRRGIQRDLTYAGSRAMLVYELPLNEVVFDFYDRLKSVTKGYASFDYQFIEHREGDLVRMSVLVNEEPVDALSMIVHRTRADMRGRGMCERLKDLIPRHQFKIPIQAAIGGRVIARETIAALRKDVTAKCYGGDASRKRKLLDKQKAGKKKMRQYGNVEIPQEAFIAALKMDQD, from the coding sequence ATGAGCACAGATCCCGCCCTGATCCGCAATTTCTCCATCGTGGCCCATATCGACCACGGCAAATCCACCCTGGCCGACCGTCTGATCCAGATGACGGGCGGGCTGACCGCGCGCGAGATGACCGAACAGGTCCTCGACAATATGGATATCGAGAAAGAGCGCGGCATCACCATCAAGGCCCAGACCGTGCGGCTGGAATACCCGGCCAAGGACGGCAAGACCTATGTGCTCAACCTGATCGACACGCCCGGACACGTCGACTTCGCCTACGAGGTCTCGCGTTCGCTCTACGCCTGCGAGGGCGCGCTTCTGGTGGTGGATGCCGCGCAAGGCGTCGAGGCCCAGACGCTGGCCAATGTGTATCAGGCCATCGATGTGAATCTGGAAATCGTGCCGGTGCTCAACAAGATCGACCTGCCCGCCGCCGATCCCGACCGGGTGCGCGAGCAGATCGAGGATGTGATCGGCATCGAGGCCCATGACGCGCTGGAAATCTCCGCCAAGACGGGGCTGGGGATCGACACGGTGCTGGAAGCCATCGTCACCCGCCTGCCCGCGCCCAAGGCCGGCGATCCGAACGCGCCGCTCAAGGCGCTGCTGGTGGACAGCTGGTATGACCCGTATCTGGGCGTGATCTGCCTGGTGCGCATCATGGAAGGCACGCTGAAAAAGGGCATGCGCGTGCGCCTGATGGGCGTGGGGGCGAGCTATGGCGTGGACGGGGTGGGTGTATTCCGCCCGGCCAAGGAAACCGTGGCCGAGCTGGGGCCCGGCGAGATTGGCTTCCTCAACGCCTCCATCAAACAGGTGCGCGATGCGCGCGTGGGCGACACCATCACCGAGGAAAAACGCCCCACGGCCGCCGCCCTGCCGGGCTTCAAACCGGCGGTGCCGGTGGTGTTCTGCGGCCTGTTTCCGGTGGATTCAAACGACTTTGACGATCTGCGCGATGCCGTGGAGCGTCTGGCGCTCAACGACGCCTCGTTCAGCTTTGAAATGGAATCGTCGGCCGCGCTGGGCTTCGGCTTCCGCTGCGGCTTCCTGGGGCTCTTGCATCTCGAGGTCATCCGCGAGCGGCTGGAGCGCGAATACAATGTCGACCTGATCACCACCGCGCCCTCGGTGATCTACAAGATCAACCTCACCGACGGCGCGGTGCTGGACCTGCACAATCCCGCCGACATGCCCGACCCGGTCAAGATCGAGACCATCGCCGAACCCTGGATCAAGGCCACCATCCTCGTCCCCGACGAGTATCTGGGCGGCGTTCTGAAACTCTGCGAGGACCGGCGCGGCATCCAGCGCGACCTCACCTATGCGGGCAGCCGCGCCATGCTGGTCTATGAACTGCCCCTCAACGAGGTGGTGTTCGATTTCTATGACCGGCTGAAATCGGTCACCAAGGGCTATGCCAGCTTCGACTATCAGTTCATCGAGCACCGCGAGGGCGATCTGGTACGCATGTCGGTGCTGGTCAATGAAGAGCCGGTGGACGCCCTGTCCATGATCGTGCACCGCACCCGCGCCGACATGCGCGGCCGCGGCATGTGCGAGCGCCTCAAAGACCTGATCCCGCGCCACCAGTTCAAAATCCCGATCCAGGCCGCCATTGGCGGCCGCGTGATCGCCCGCGAAACCATCGCCGCCCTGCGCAAGGACGTGACCGCCAAATGCTATGGCGGCGACGCCAGCCGCAAACGCAAACTGCTGGACAAACAAAAAGCCGGCAAAAAGAAAATGCGCCAGTACGGCAATGTGGAAATCCCGCAGGAAGCGTTTATTGCGGCGCTGAAGATGGATCAGGATTAG
- the trpA gene encoding tryptophan synthase subunit alpha, which translates to MTRLAAVFEGLRAEGRAGFVAYVMAGDPDADTTLAMMRGLADGGADILELGVPFTDPMADGPVIQRAAIRALAGGMTLAGVLDLTKRFRATHPDTPVILMGYANPFHAMGYEAFALAAAEAGADGVICVDIPPEEDAPLRTALEAGGLAFVRLAAPTTDDARLPQVAAHCSGFVYYVSTTGVTGAGSGATSDIAGAVARVRAASGLPVAVGFGVKTPGRAAEIAAVADAVVVGSAIVEALETHGAQAALTIARDLAAATHQARQ; encoded by the coding sequence ATGACGCGGCTGGCGGCGGTTTTTGAAGGGTTGCGGGCTGAAGGCCGGGCCGGGTTTGTCGCCTATGTCATGGCCGGCGATCCCGATGCCGATACGACACTGGCCATGATGCGGGGCCTCGCCGATGGCGGGGCGGACATACTGGAGCTGGGCGTGCCGTTCACCGATCCCATGGCCGACGGCCCTGTGATCCAGCGCGCGGCGATCCGGGCGCTGGCCGGCGGGATGACTCTGGCGGGCGTGCTGGACCTGACCAAACGCTTTCGCGCCACCCACCCGGACACGCCGGTCATCCTGATGGGCTATGCCAACCCGTTTCACGCCATGGGCTATGAGGCGTTTGCGCTGGCCGCGGCTGAGGCCGGGGCCGACGGGGTGATCTGTGTGGATATTCCGCCCGAGGAGGATGCCCCCCTGCGCACGGCGCTGGAGGCCGGCGGGCTCGCCTTTGTGCGCCTGGCCGCCCCCACCACCGATGATGCGCGCCTGCCCCAGGTGGCGGCGCATTGCTCGGGCTTCGTCTATTATGTCTCCACCACGGGCGTCACGGGTGCCGGATCGGGCGCCACATCGGACATCGCCGGCGCCGTGGCGCGGGTACGCGCTGCCAGCGGGCTTCCCGTGGCGGTGGGTTTTGGCGTAAAAACACCCGGACGCGCCGCGGAAATCGCAGCTGTAGCCGACGCTGTGGTGGTCGGATCGGCCATTGTCGAGGCGCTGGAGACACACGGGGCGCAGGCCGCGCTGACCATTGCGCGCGATCTGGCCGCCGCCACCCACCAGGCGCGCCAATAG
- the accD gene encoding acetyl-CoA carboxylase, carboxyltransferase subunit beta, with amino-acid sequence MSWLQRLTPPGVQKMFDKRDTPENLWVKCPVSGEMVFTKDLEAGLHVTPAGHHMRIGPALRFKYTFDGAWADIALPEVARDPLKFRDDKPYTSRLTAARKKTGRDDAMAIGVGSIRGVETTVLVQDFAFMGGSLGMGAGEAFIRACETAVARRTPLVVFTAAGGARMQEGCLSLMQMPRTTLGVEMLKDARLPYIVVLTDPTTGGVTASYAMLGDVHIAEPGALIGFAGQRVIEQTIREKLPEGFQRSEYLLAKGMVDKVVARKDLPKTLGNLLRVLLKRPAAAQVPATVEA; translated from the coding sequence ATGAGCTGGCTGCAGAGACTGACCCCGCCGGGCGTCCAGAAAATGTTCGACAAGCGCGACACGCCGGAAAATCTCTGGGTGAAATGCCCGGTCTCGGGCGAGATGGTGTTCACCAAGGATCTCGAAGCCGGCCTTCACGTCACGCCCGCCGGCCATCACATGCGCATCGGCCCGGCCCTGCGCTTCAAATACACGTTTGACGGCGCCTGGGCCGATATCGCCCTGCCCGAGGTGGCGCGCGATCCGCTCAAATTCCGCGATGACAAGCCCTATACCAGCCGCCTGACCGCCGCGCGCAAGAAGACCGGCCGCGACGACGCCATGGCCATCGGCGTGGGCTCGATCCGCGGCGTGGAAACCACCGTGCTGGTGCAGGATTTCGCCTTCATGGGCGGCTCGCTGGGCATGGGCGCGGGCGAGGCCTTCATCCGCGCCTGCGAGACGGCCGTCGCCCGGCGCACGCCGCTGGTGGTGTTCACCGCCGCAGGCGGCGCGCGCATGCAGGAGGGCTGCCTGTCGCTCATGCAGATGCCGCGCACCACGCTGGGGGTGGAAATGCTCAAAGACGCGCGCCTGCCCTATATCGTCGTGCTCACCGACCCCACCACGGGCGGTGTCACGGCCAGCTACGCCATGCTGGGCGATGTCCACATCGCCGAACCCGGCGCCCTCATCGGTTTTGCCGGCCAGCGCGTGATCGAACAAACCATCCGCGAAAAACTCCCCGAAGGCTTCCAGCGCTCCGAATACCTGCTGGCCAAGGGCATGGTGGACAAGGTGGTCGCCCGCAAAGACCTGCCCAAGACGCTGGGCAATCTGTTGCGCGTGCTGCTGAAGCGCCCCGCTGCGGCGCAAGTGCCCGCGACGGTGGAGGCGTAA
- a CDS encoding DUF1295 domain-containing protein, whose amino-acid sequence MSALALLAANAAIVIVLFAALWLAAQRTRDPSFVDAFWALGITLMAVTSFVLADGWEMRQLVIAGLALVWGLRLGGYLFWRWRHEGADKRYAALVRQAHEKRGWGFGKTTALFVFGPQAGLLFIASLPVQLGQVAAQPAAFGVLAFAGMALAVFGIAYETIADIQLTRFKADPANKGKVLDTGVWGWSRHPNYFGEACAWWGIWLIAAETTPGLFAVIGPLFVTWTLMRWSGAPLLERGLKKSRPGYEAYVARVSAFVPMPPKRG is encoded by the coding sequence ATGTCCGCCCTTGCCCTGCTCGCCGCAAACGCGGCCATCGTGATCGTGCTGTTCGCCGCGCTGTGGCTCGCCGCCCAGCGCACGCGCGACCCCAGCTTCGTGGATGCGTTCTGGGCGCTGGGCATCACGCTGATGGCGGTGACAAGCTTTGTGCTGGCCGATGGCTGGGAGATGCGCCAGCTGGTGATTGCCGGCCTCGCCCTGGTCTGGGGCCTGCGCCTGGGCGGGTATCTGTTCTGGCGCTGGCGCCATGAGGGCGCCGACAAGCGCTATGCCGCCCTGGTGCGCCAGGCGCACGAAAAGCGCGGCTGGGGCTTTGGCAAGACCACCGCCCTGTTCGTGTTCGGGCCGCAGGCGGGCCTCCTGTTCATCGCCAGCCTGCCCGTTCAGCTCGGCCAGGTGGCGGCGCAGCCGGCGGCCTTCGGCGTTCTCGCCTTCGCCGGCATGGCACTCGCCGTGTTCGGGATCGCCTATGAGACGATCGCCGACATCCAGCTCACCCGCTTCAAGGCCGACCCCGCCAATAAGGGCAAGGTGCTCGATACCGGTGTGTGGGGCTGGAGCCGCCACCCCAATTATTTCGGCGAGGCCTGCGCCTGGTGGGGCATCTGGCTGATTGCCGCCGAAACCACGCCCGGCCTGTTCGCGGTGATCGGCCCGCTGTTTGTCACCTGGACGCTGATGCGCTGGTCCGGCGCGCCGCTGCTGGAGCGCGGCCTGAAGAAATCGCGCCCCGGCTATGAGGCGTATGTGGCGCGGGTGTCGGCGTTTGTGCCGATGCCGCCGAAGCGGGGGTGA
- a CDS encoding YeeE/YedE family protein: MTDTHTTRPAPSAPAPSAALALPLAALGAGLLFGLGLVISDMINPAKVLNFLDVAGTWDPSLAFVMGGAMGVTAIGYRLILPRGKPLFAGSFSLPTARQLDPRLIGGAALFGAGWGLAGFCPGPALSAAALGMGEVYIFLAAMLAGMGGWRWLVR; this comes from the coding sequence ATGACCGACACACACACCACCCGCCCCGCGCCCTCCGCGCCCGCCCCGTCCGCCGCTCTGGCCCTGCCGCTGGCCGCGCTGGGGGCCGGCCTGCTGTTCGGGCTGGGCCTCGTCATCTCCGACATGATCAACCCAGCCAAGGTGCTCAACTTCCTGGATGTGGCCGGAACATGGGACCCGTCTCTGGCCTTCGTCATGGGCGGCGCCATGGGGGTGACCGCCATCGGCTACCGGCTCATCCTTCCGCGCGGCAAGCCGCTTTTCGCCGGCAGCTTCTCCCTGCCCACCGCCCGCCAGCTGGACCCGCGCCTGATCGGCGGCGCGGCCCTGTTCGGCGCCGGCTGGGGCCTGGCCGGCTTCTGCCCCGGCCCGGCCTTGTCCGCAGCAGCGCTGGGCATGGGCGAGGTGTATATCTTCCTGGCCGCCATGCTCGCCGGCATGGGCGGTTGGCGGTGGCTGGTGAGGTAG
- a CDS encoding YeeE/YedE family protein, whose amino-acid sequence MDAVTPFTPVSALIGGALIGLSAVWLMAANGRIAGISGIAGGLIGPSVPDRLWRLAFVAGLIAAPLIVMLAAGPVAVTIEAGPLTLIAAGLMVGVGTQMGSGCTSGHGVCGLSLFSPRSLVSVAVFMTAGAATVFITRHLIA is encoded by the coding sequence ATGGACGCTGTCACCCCCTTCACCCCGGTCTCCGCCTTGATCGGCGGCGCGCTGATCGGCCTGTCGGCTGTCTGGCTGATGGCCGCCAATGGCCGCATTGCCGGGATATCCGGCATTGCCGGCGGGCTGATCGGCCCGTCCGTGCCCGACCGGCTCTGGCGCCTCGCCTTCGTCGCCGGCCTGATCGCCGCACCGCTGATCGTGATGCTCGCCGCCGGACCGGTGGCTGTGACCATCGAGGCGGGCCCCCTGACCCTGATCGCCGCCGGCCTCATGGTGGGCGTGGGCACGCAGATGGGCTCGGGCTGCACCTCGGGCCACGGCGTGTGCGGGCTGAGCCTGTTCTCCCCGCGCAGCCTGGTCTCCGTGGCCGTGTTCATGACCGCGGGCGCCGCCACCGTCTTCATCACCCGCCATCTGATTGCATGA
- a CDS encoding metalloregulator ArsR/SmtB family transcription factor, producing MDRTHTLTPYEATSSPGIDIAQLRTRAGEVSGLLKLLANPGRLLIACELMDGERTVSQIEQRTGVRQPNLSRDLARLRAAGLVATRRDGKAVHYRLADGRIQRLMTALCAAFASDLKTPSPEDKDL from the coding sequence ATGGACCGGACCCACACACTGACGCCGTACGAGGCCACCTCTTCCCCCGGCATCGACATCGCCCAGCTGCGCACGCGCGCCGGGGAGGTGAGCGGCTTGCTCAAGCTGCTCGCCAATCCTGGCCGCCTGCTGATCGCGTGCGAGCTGATGGATGGCGAGCGCACGGTCAGCCAGATCGAGCAGCGCACCGGCGTGCGCCAGCCCAATCTGTCGCGCGATCTCGCCCGCCTGCGTGCCGCCGGCCTGGTCGCCACGCGCCGCGACGGCAAGGCGGTGCATTACCGCCTCGCTGACGGGCGCATCCAGCGTCTGATGACCGCCCTGTGCGCGGCGTTTGCGTCAGACCTCAAGACACCCTCCCCCGAAGACAAGGACCTCTGA
- a CDS encoding MBL fold metallo-hydrolase — MTHQPARQPDVKAFFDPATNTVSYVVSDPATKHAAIVDSVLDYDPKSGRTSKASADAVIAFVREQGFTVQWILETHVHADHLSAAPYLKDQVGGTLAIGSNIRTVQDVFGKVFNAGTEFARDGSQFDRLFEDGETFMLGQIEAKALHTPGHTPACMTYVIGDAGFVGDTLFMPDYGTARCDFPGGDAHELYRSIQKLYALPDETRLFLCHDYLPEGRDTYQWETTIGAQKAGNIHVHQGVSEAAFVKMRTARDATLAMPVLILPSVQVNMRAGHMPPPDENGLTYLKIPVDAL; from the coding sequence ATGACCCACCAACCTGCCCGCCAACCCGACGTCAAAGCCTTCTTCGACCCGGCCACCAATACGGTGAGCTATGTGGTCTCGGACCCGGCGACGAAACACGCCGCCATCGTGGACTCCGTCCTCGACTACGACCCCAAATCCGGGCGCACCTCCAAGGCCAGCGCCGACGCCGTCATCGCCTTTGTGCGCGAGCAGGGCTTCACGGTGCAGTGGATCCTGGAGACCCATGTCCACGCCGACCACCTGTCGGCCGCGCCGTATCTGAAGGACCAGGTCGGCGGCACGCTGGCCATCGGCTCCAATATCCGCACCGTGCAGGACGTGTTCGGCAAGGTGTTCAATGCCGGCACCGAATTCGCCCGCGACGGCTCGCAGTTTGACCGCCTGTTCGAGGATGGCGAGACCTTCATGCTCGGCCAGATCGAGGCGAAGGCCCTCCACACGCCGGGCCACACGCCCGCCTGCATGACCTATGTGATCGGCGATGCGGGCTTTGTCGGCGACACGCTGTTCATGCCCGACTACGGCACCGCGCGCTGTGACTTCCCCGGCGGCGACGCCCATGAGCTCTACCGCTCGATCCAGAAACTCTACGCCCTGCCGGACGAGACGCGCCTGTTCCTGTGCCACGACTATCTGCCCGAGGGCCGCGACACCTATCAGTGGGAAACCACAATCGGCGCCCAGAAGGCGGGCAATATCCACGTGCACCAGGGCGTCAGCGAGGCGGCCTTCGTCAAGATGCGCACCGCGCGCGACGCGACGCTCGCCATGCCCGTGCTGATCCTGCCCTCGGTGCAGGTCAACATGCGCGCCGGCCACATGCCCCCGCCGGACGAGAACGGCCTCACCTATCTGAAAATCCCGGTGGACGCGCTTTAG
- a CDS encoding SIR2 family protein — protein MNEEFDNSAPPHLLTKILLGRAVAFFGAGFSIGAEHSDGKVPSTSTLIEQFKSLLSFSEHEFIEFYELSQLLEDKIGADKVRSFLYHQLTAVKLQAFHSVLTCLPWRSCFTTNFDNILEIGGESRDQRFYPISRYTDLETARLNLTPLVYLNGRAADINDSQEPPHLVLSTNSYIERSNRDSPLFKKLSRELSVCEAIVFIGYSANDAAVRDILSSRPELRQKTHFFIHPDSSQRDIQRLARLGKIVLQTAEDLAASISAFQVDEIDLITPSLVEEIKWSPEPYENFEISDVFINSLFDYSAFAYQISDANAEKLFPVRTATRKVIDRHSDNLRRFIIYGNAVSGKTFVAEQISILFASEGCQAFYIDNLDPYIMSEIHEIQKRIEKAVFIFDDASRHLNELETVSESLRTTHRLVAVFDTHFMRQRHSDVSKTLSGIKNFEMHDVSDLDDYEVEQFDFLLERTGFWGEMPDWRGPTRDFIIKRCGRELRSLVSYLFKQGSAGRRINQLFQEMVLQNDLDKRPIAGLLIAGMARSGGTFSAQDILGWLDFDIGQIHAAIMNIRANDIFTSDGFKLVIPKSRALCTFLLQSDPF, from the coding sequence TTGAACGAGGAATTCGACAATTCAGCGCCCCCACATCTCCTAACTAAAATTCTTCTCGGTCGCGCTGTCGCCTTTTTTGGTGCTGGATTTTCTATAGGCGCAGAGCACTCTGACGGAAAAGTTCCAAGTACCAGCACCTTAATTGAACAGTTTAAAAGTTTGCTTTCATTTTCAGAGCATGAGTTCATTGAGTTTTACGAGCTTTCGCAACTTCTTGAAGACAAAATTGGCGCGGACAAAGTACGCTCCTTTTTGTATCACCAGCTTACGGCGGTCAAGCTTCAGGCATTTCATTCCGTGCTTACCTGTTTACCATGGCGATCATGTTTCACAACAAACTTCGATAATATCCTCGAAATCGGTGGCGAGTCACGTGATCAACGATTTTACCCCATTAGTCGATACACTGATCTAGAGACTGCTCGATTGAATTTGACGCCACTTGTATACCTGAACGGCAGGGCGGCGGACATCAATGATTCACAAGAGCCACCTCACTTGGTTCTTTCGACTAATTCATATATTGAAAGAAGCAATAGAGACTCCCCTTTGTTTAAGAAGCTTTCGCGTGAGTTGAGCGTTTGTGAAGCAATCGTGTTTATAGGATACTCCGCGAATGATGCTGCTGTCCGAGATATCCTCTCATCTAGACCAGAACTCCGACAGAAAACCCATTTTTTTATTCACCCGGATAGCTCGCAACGCGATATACAGAGACTGGCGCGCCTCGGCAAAATTGTGCTTCAGACTGCAGAGGATCTTGCCGCTAGCATTTCCGCCTTTCAAGTCGATGAAATTGATCTGATCACACCGAGTCTCGTAGAAGAAATTAAATGGTCACCCGAACCATATGAGAATTTCGAGATTTCTGACGTATTCATCAATTCATTATTTGACTATTCGGCATTCGCTTATCAAATTTCTGACGCAAATGCCGAGAAATTATTTCCTGTCCGCACAGCAACAAGAAAGGTAATTGATAGGCATTCTGACAATCTACGCCGCTTTATTATTTATGGGAACGCTGTTTCGGGCAAGACATTCGTCGCAGAGCAGATATCGATCTTATTTGCTTCCGAGGGGTGTCAGGCTTTTTATATTGACAATCTAGATCCATATATTATGAGTGAGATCCATGAAATCCAGAAGCGCATAGAAAAGGCTGTTTTTATTTTCGATGACGCCTCCAGGCATCTAAACGAACTTGAAACTGTTTCTGAAAGCCTTCGCACTACACATCGACTTGTTGCTGTATTCGATACTCACTTTATGAGACAACGACATTCAGACGTAAGCAAGACTCTATCTGGAATTAAAAATTTTGAAATGCACGATGTCTCTGATCTTGATGATTATGAGGTTGAACAATTTGATTTTCTTTTAGAGAGAACTGGCTTTTGGGGTGAGATGCCTGACTGGCGAGGCCCTACCAGAGACTTTATTATTAAAAGGTGCGGGCGCGAACTTCGCAGCTTGGTGAGCTATCTATTTAAGCAAGGTTCTGCTGGTCGGCGCATCAATCAGCTATTTCAAGAAATGGTCCTACAGAACGATCTTGATAAGCGTCCGATCGCAGGGTTGCTGATAGCCGGCATGGCACGCTCAGGCGGAACTTTTTCCGCTCAGGATATTTTGGGATGGCTGGACTTTGATATTGGACAAATACATGCCGCCATTATGAATATTAGGGCAAATGATATATTTACTAGCGATGGATTTAAACTTGTTATTCCTAAATCGAGAGCTTTGTGTACATTTTTGTTACAGTCAGACCCATTTTGA
- the uvrB gene encoding excinuclease ABC subunit UvrB, with product MARITADDTLMPDGVGDMGQTPFEAEPGALPPGISDPLSLPANWTPHRPAARDKSEGGKAFVLDAEYEPAGDQPGAIAELCAGVREGERDQVLLGVTGSGKTFTMAKVIETLQRPALILAPNKTLAAQLYGEFRSFFPENAVEYFVSYYDYYQPEAYVARTDTFIEKESSINEAIDRMRHAATRSVLERDDVIIVASVSCIYGIGSVETYTAMVFDLKRGEERNPREVMRQLAALQYSRNDAAFTRGTFRVRGDVLEIFPAHADTRAWRINFFGDEIESIDEFDPLTGRAEASLDKVRVYANSHYVTPRPTLNQAIASIKAELKDRLEWMEAHGKLLEAQRLAQRTAFDIEMLEATGSCNGIENYSRYLTGRKPGEPPPTLFEYLPDNALVFVDESHVTIPQLGAMFKGDFNRKRTLAEHGFRLPSCLDNRPLKFEEWEAMRPPTLHISATPGKWELNQTGGAFTEQVIRPTGLIDPPVEIRPVAARGFSQVDDIIAEARATADKGFRTLITTLTKRMAEDLTEYMHEQGLKVRYMHSDVDTVERIELIRDLRLGEYDVLVGINLLREGLDIPECGLVGILDADKEGFLRSETSLVQTIGRAARNSESKVILYADRTTGSMQRAMDETERRRTKQIAHNTAHGITPTTVVRGVSDVLKGVMEETAKGRSAKARGRGRDGKRLTVAEEHAPFEPNNLRAVIADLEKRMREAAANLEFEEAARLRDEIKRLGE from the coding sequence ATGGCCCGGATCACCGCAGACGACACGCTCATGCCCGACGGCGTCGGGGATATGGGCCAGACGCCCTTCGAGGCGGAGCCGGGTGCCCTGCCCCCGGGGATATCCGATCCGCTGAGCCTGCCGGCCAACTGGACCCCCCACAGACCCGCGGCGCGCGACAAGTCCGAGGGCGGCAAGGCGTTTGTGCTGGACGCCGAGTACGAACCGGCGGGCGACCAGCCCGGCGCGATTGCGGAGCTGTGCGCCGGGGTCCGCGAGGGCGAGCGCGACCAGGTGCTGTTGGGCGTGACCGGGTCAGGCAAGACCTTCACGATGGCGAAAGTCATTGAAACCCTTCAGAGACCCGCCCTGATTCTGGCACCGAACAAGACTTTGGCAGCGCAGCTTTACGGCGAATTCAGATCCTTTTTTCCTGAGAATGCGGTGGAGTATTTTGTTTCCTATTATGATTATTACCAGCCGGAAGCCTATGTGGCGCGCACCGACACCTTTATCGAGAAGGAATCCTCCATCAACGAGGCCATTGACCGGATGCGCCATGCGGCCACGCGGTCGGTGCTGGAGCGCGATGATGTCATCATCGTCGCCTCGGTCAGCTGTATCTACGGCATCGGCTCGGTGGAGACCTATACCGCCATGGTATTCGACCTGAAGCGGGGGGAGGAGAGAAATCCCCGCGAGGTCATGCGCCAGCTCGCCGCCCTGCAATACAGCCGCAACGACGCGGCCTTCACCCGCGGCACATTCCGCGTGCGCGGCGATGTGCTGGAAATCTTCCCCGCCCACGCCGACACCCGCGCCTGGCGGATCAATTTCTTCGGCGACGAGATCGAGTCCATCGACGAGTTCGACCCGCTGACCGGCCGCGCCGAAGCGAGCCTGGACAAGGTCCGCGTCTACGCCAACTCCCACTATGTCACCCCGCGCCCGACCCTCAACCAGGCCATCGCCTCCATCAAGGCCGAGCTGAAAGACCGCCTGGAGTGGATGGAGGCCCATGGCAAGCTGCTGGAAGCCCAGCGCCTGGCCCAGCGCACCGCCTTCGACATCGAGATGCTGGAAGCCACCGGCTCCTGCAACGGCATCGAGAACTACTCACGCTATCTCACGGGGCGCAAACCCGGCGAGCCGCCGCCCACATTGTTCGAATACCTGCCCGACAATGCCCTGGTGTTCGTGGACGAGAGCCATGTCACCATCCCGCAGCTGGGCGCCATGTTCAAAGGCGACTTCAACCGCAAGCGCACCCTGGCCGAGCACGGCTTCCGCCTGCCCTCCTGCCTGGATAACCGCCCCCTCAAATTCGAGGAGTGGGAGGCCATGCGCCCGCCCACCCTGCACATCTCCGCCACCCCCGGCAAATGGGAGCTGAACCAGACCGGCGGCGCCTTCACCGAACAGGTGATCCGCCCCACCGGCCTGATCGACCCGCCGGTGGAGATCCGCCCCGTGGCCGCCAGGGGCTTCAGCCAGGTGGACGACATCATCGCCGAGGCCCGCGCCACGGCGGACAAGGGCTTTCGCACCCTGATCACCACGCTGACCAAACGCATGGCCGAAGACCTGACCGAATACATGCACGAGCAGGGGCTGAAAGTGCGCTACATGCATTCCGACGTCGACACCGTCGAGCGCATCGAGCTGATCCGCGATCTGCGCCTGGGCGAATACGACGTCCTGGTGGGCATCAACCTCCTGCGCGAGGGCCTGGATATCCCCGAATGCGGGCTGGTGGGCATTCTGGACGCCGACAAGGAAGGCTTCCTGCGCAGCGAAACCAGCCTCGTGCAGACCATCGGCCGCGCCGCCCGCAACAGCGAAAGCAAGGTCATCCTCTACGCCGACCGCACCACCGGCTCCATGCAGCGCGCCATGGACGAGACCGAACGCCGCCGCACCAAACAGATCGCCCACAACACCGCCCACGGCATCACCCCCACCACCGTGGTGCGCGGCGTCTCCGACGTGCTCAAGGGCGTGATGGAGGAGACGGCCAAGGGCCGCAGCGCTAAGGCGCGCGGAAGAGGGCGTGACGGGAAGCGCTTGACGGTTGCAGAAGAACACGCTCCATTTGAACCGAATAACCTGCGCGCGGTGATCGCGGATCTGGAAAAGCGCATGCGCGAAGCGGCGGCGAATCTGGAATTTGAGGAGGCGGCAAGGCTGAGGGATGAGATCAAGCGGCTGGGGGAGTAG